Proteins co-encoded in one Acidobacteriota bacterium genomic window:
- a CDS encoding class I SAM-dependent methyltransferase: MNSEDELVPDPRARTRELQEEFAKRGDVTGWFEALYKESAGNNDLIPWADLTPNKYFRAWAESTALAGNGRTALVVGCGLGDDARYLLDLGFKVTAFDISPTAIEWAKKLHGDTDIVFETCDLFEPFRGWLGAFEFVLEIYTIQPLPLEMRPQVVDAIAGFVAQNGKLVVVTRGREDDVEPDILPWPMSRRDLSRFKHNGLTQTDFVEMPGEEGEPPRFIIEYVRNG; this comes from the coding sequence ATGAATTCTGAAGATGAGCTCGTGCCCGATCCGCGTGCGAGAACGCGGGAGTTACAGGAAGAATTTGCAAAACGCGGCGATGTGACCGGCTGGTTTGAGGCTCTTTACAAGGAATCAGCTGGGAATAACGATCTGATCCCGTGGGCAGATCTGACGCCGAACAAGTATTTCAGAGCGTGGGCTGAATCGACCGCGTTAGCGGGCAATGGAAGAACGGCGTTGGTCGTCGGCTGCGGGCTGGGCGACGATGCCCGATATTTGCTCGATCTGGGATTCAAGGTGACGGCCTTCGACATCTCGCCGACCGCGATCGAGTGGGCGAAAAAGCTGCACGGCGACACTGATATCGTTTTCGAAACATGCGATCTGTTCGAGCCATTTCGCGGCTGGCTCGGGGCTTTTGAATTTGTGCTGGAGATCTACACCATCCAGCCGCTGCCGCTCGAAATGCGGCCGCAGGTGGTCGATGCGATCGCGGGATTTGTTGCGCAAAACGGAAAACTAGTTGTTGTCACGCGCGGCCGCGAAGACGACGTCGAGCCAGATATTCTTCCGTGGCCGATGTCGCGCAGAGATCTTTCGCGTTTCAAACACAACGGGTTGACACAAACTGATTTTGTCGAAATGCCGGGGGAGGAAGGTGAGCCGCCGCGATTCATTATCGAATATGTTCGCAATGGATAA
- a CDS encoding winged helix-turn-helix transcriptional regulator codes for MKDHQKMKGETVGLVAARFKVLAEPIRLEILQYLENGEASVTDVTKAVESTQPNVSKHLRILQNEGLVAKRQQGNTVYYRIADESIFELCDLVCCSLKERFLARSSIFG; via the coding sequence ATGAAGGATCATCAAAAAATGAAAGGTGAAACGGTAGGGTTGGTGGCCGCTAGATTTAAGGTTCTCGCCGAACCCATTCGCCTCGAGATACTACAATATCTGGAAAACGGTGAGGCGAGCGTGACAGATGTCACGAAAGCTGTAGAGTCGACCCAACCGAACGTGAGCAAACACTTAAGGATCCTACAGAACGAGGGCCTTGTTGCGAAACGCCAGCAAGGAAACACGGTATATTATAGGATCGCGGATGAATCCATTTTTGAGCTTTGCGATCTGGTTTGCTGCAGTTTGAAAGAGCGATTTTTGGCAAGAAGTTCGATTTTCGGCTGA
- a CDS encoding rhodanese-like domain-containing protein, which translates to MIKQATVQEINELLDTGGECQVIDVREFSEFNSERIADAQFMPLSNFEKHEAEIDHTKPVYLMCRSGNRANQAAERLMKKGFTDIHVIQGGMTAWSGANLPIVKGGSTVWSLERQVRFAAGLFVVAGILLSVFLSPYVIVVSALVGAGLMFSAATDTCAMGMILARMPWNRAPAACEAPAQAK; encoded by the coding sequence ATGATCAAACAGGCCACTGTACAGGAAATAAATGAGCTCTTGGACACCGGCGGCGAATGCCAAGTGATAGATGTACGCGAGTTTTCGGAGTTCAACAGCGAGCGGATCGCCGATGCTCAGTTCATGCCGCTCTCAAATTTTGAGAAGCATGAGGCGGAGATCGATCATACGAAACCGGTCTATCTGATGTGCCGTTCCGGCAATCGAGCCAACCAAGCCGCCGAAAGGTTGATGAAGAAGGGGTTTACGGACATTCATGTCATACAGGGTGGTATGACGGCCTGGTCGGGAGCAAACCTGCCTATCGTAAAGGGCGGATCGACGGTATGGTCGCTAGAACGTCAAGTGCGATTTGCTGCGGGTCTATTTGTGGTGGCGGGTATTCTTCTGAGTGTTTTCCTTTCGCCGTACGTGATCGTCGTTTCGGCTCTCGTTGGAGCCGGCCTGATGTTCTCGGCAGCCACGGATACATGCGCTATGGGAATGATCCTCGCGAGAATGCCATGGAACAGGGCTCCTGCTGCGTGTGAAGCTCCAGCCCAGGCGAAATAG
- a CDS encoding sulfite exporter TauE/SafE family protein: MSALFIIGLILSAVIGLSLGLIGGGGSILTVPILVYLLGVGPHEAVGMSLAVVGATSILGSYLHWRRDNVDLSSGLLFGLSGIVGAFIGSPLTKLVSAEVLLLIFGLLMFVVAISMIWRRNHAISDKPHKAHPFQGIFAGLGVGVLTGFLGVGGGFLIVPALVFFGGLDMKKAIGTSLFVIFLNCAAGLIGHMSQSVFDWTITIEVMALAVGGAFVGTMLSHRIPAARLQSMFAVLVLGVAAFLVVKNYSVIF, from the coding sequence ATGTCTGCATTATTTATCATTGGATTAATATTGAGCGCGGTCATCGGCTTGTCGCTCGGCCTGATAGGCGGTGGCGGATCGATCTTGACGGTTCCGATACTGGTTTACCTTCTTGGTGTCGGCCCGCATGAGGCGGTTGGAATGTCGCTTGCCGTGGTGGGCGCGACGAGTATCCTTGGCTCGTATCTGCATTGGCGGAGGGATAACGTAGACCTTTCAAGCGGGCTGCTATTCGGTCTCTCGGGAATTGTCGGAGCGTTCATCGGTTCGCCTTTAACAAAGCTTGTTTCAGCGGAGGTTTTGCTCTTGATCTTTGGACTCTTGATGTTTGTCGTAGCCATATCGATGATTTGGCGGCGAAATCACGCGATCAGCGACAAACCGCATAAGGCGCATCCATTTCAGGGGATCTTTGCCGGATTGGGCGTCGGCGTATTGACCGGGTTTCTCGGGGTTGGCGGCGGATTTTTGATCGTCCCGGCACTGGTTTTTTTCGGCGGGCTGGATATGAAAAAGGCGATAGGAACATCGCTGTTCGTTATTTTCCTGAATTGCGCCGCGGGACTTATCGGCCATATGAGTCAGAGCGTTTTTGATTGGACGATCACTATAGAAGTGATGGCTCTAGCGGTTGGCGGAGCGTTCGTCGGCACGATGCTGTCGCATCGGATCCCGGCCGCTCGTCTGCAGAGTATGTTCGCAGTCCTCGTTTTGGGAGTGGCCGCTTTTCTGGTGGTCAAAAACTACTCTGTAATCTTTTAG